In a genomic window of uncultured Sphaerochaeta sp.:
- a CDS encoding LytTR family DNA-binding domain-containing protein — protein sequence MIDIAICDDDPTQLGLLVAYTTEWIKITSYGASIHQFLHPDELLRNCEKRRYHLYILDIVMPMFNGIEAGKAIREHDRDAFILYTTSEPSFALQSFAANPIGYLLKPIDKQQFATTLSLVASKLDLMQEHTYLIYTRDGIRILRLSEIICCEYTNHRVIYTLTGNRTATTSILTGSYANHVQTLLQDQRFIRPHVSFILNMDYVIGFTKTRFTLQEGASVPIVAKHYQAVRESYMNHLSAKGHT from the coding sequence ATGATTGATATTGCCATTTGTGATGATGATCCCACTCAATTGGGACTGCTTGTTGCCTACACAACAGAGTGGATCAAAATCACTTCCTATGGAGCATCCATCCACCAATTCCTTCATCCCGACGAGCTTTTGCGAAACTGTGAAAAAAGACGATACCATCTCTACATCCTGGATATTGTCATGCCCATGTTCAACGGGATAGAGGCGGGAAAAGCCATCCGAGAACACGATCGGGATGCCTTCATTCTCTATACTACTTCAGAACCCAGTTTTGCCCTGCAATCATTTGCGGCAAACCCCATCGGCTACCTGCTCAAACCCATAGACAAGCAACAATTCGCTACAACCCTTTCACTGGTAGCATCCAAACTGGATCTCATGCAGGAACACACCTACCTGATATACACCCGGGATGGGATTCGCATCCTTCGCCTATCCGAAATCATATGCTGCGAATACACCAACCACCGGGTCATCTATACGCTCACCGGAAACAGGACAGCAACCACAAGCATACTCACAGGATCATACGCCAACCACGTTCAGACGCTGCTCCAAGACCAGCGTTTCATCCGCCCTCATGTCTCTTTCATCCTCAACATGGACTATGTGATAGGCTTCACCAAAACCAGATTCACTCTGCAAGAAGGGGCCTCGGTTCCCATCGTTGCAAAACACTACCAAGCGGTGAGAGAGTCCTACATGAACCACCTTTCAGCAAAAGGGCATACATGA
- a CDS encoding GyrI-like domain-containing protein, producing MQAKNSQHQRYEILWKYIKATDAQHLTLSFPDIETILGFPIDHAFLNYKKELHTYGWLCSNISMKNENITFLRLPEHSRILEKRSFSVIGKEGSTDDGPGFVQRLWDAANGQFDQVAPFAKKDSNGALCGVWGLMSDRDRQFKPWAHNFSEGLYLAGIECLDDAQPPQDWVRWTVPAFEYLVILNESEDTFGSTISFLKANKLSLAGAVHDFTDPETGKAYLYVPLRKR from the coding sequence ATGCAAGCAAAGAACTCCCAACATCAACGCTACGAAATCCTTTGGAAGTACATCAAGGCAACGGATGCACAGCACTTGACGCTCTCATTCCCAGATATTGAAACCATTCTTGGGTTTCCGATCGATCATGCATTTCTGAACTACAAGAAGGAGCTGCACACATACGGCTGGCTTTGCTCAAACATCTCCATGAAAAATGAGAACATTACCTTTCTCCGTCTTCCCGAACACTCCCGGATACTCGAAAAACGCAGCTTCTCCGTCATAGGAAAGGAAGGCTCGACAGATGACGGCCCGGGTTTTGTGCAGAGGCTTTGGGATGCTGCCAACGGTCAGTTTGACCAGGTTGCGCCCTTTGCAAAGAAGGACAGCAACGGGGCCTTGTGCGGGGTCTGGGGCTTGATGAGTGATAGGGACAGGCAGTTCAAACCCTGGGCACACAACTTCTCCGAGGGACTCTATCTTGCAGGAATCGAGTGCCTTGACGATGCACAGCCTCCACAGGATTGGGTGCGGTGGACAGTACCGGCATTCGAATACCTTGTCATCCTGAATGAGTCGGAAGACACGTTCGGATCAACCATATCCTTTCTGAAAGCGAACAAGCTCAGTCTTGCAGGCGCTGTGCATGACTTCACCGATCCCGAAACGGGGAAAGCCTATCTCTATGTACCCTTGCGAAAACGGTAA
- a CDS encoding DUF1295 domain-containing protein, which yields MNLFLEILIIAFGINTLFFIYAFIRKTDVVTDLSYSLSFLLSALYLYLVHAEKGLLQTLLFGIVVLWAVRLGSYLLSRILATKVDHRFDDKRDSFVRFGTFWLLQATAVWIILLPVTFAMGQKGLQPSYPFLYVGLVISLFGLVYETVADHQKTTFKKKHPKKLITSGVWAYSRHPNYFGEILVWWGVFVMVLPYLQGLDFLVAFGPVFITLLLLFVSGVNLLEKSWKEKYGNEEYYQTYVRQTSVFIPWKKRP from the coding sequence ATGAATCTATTTCTTGAAATCCTGATCATTGCCTTTGGCATCAACACCTTGTTTTTCATCTATGCATTCATCCGAAAAACCGATGTGGTGACGGATCTCTCCTACAGCCTGAGCTTCTTGCTCTCTGCTCTCTACCTGTATCTGGTGCATGCAGAGAAGGGCCTGTTGCAAACACTGCTGTTTGGCATCGTGGTCCTGTGGGCTGTGCGTTTGGGTTCCTATCTGCTGAGTCGCATCCTTGCCACCAAGGTTGACCATCGCTTCGACGACAAGCGTGATTCATTCGTACGGTTCGGGACGTTCTGGCTTCTCCAAGCGACCGCAGTCTGGATCATCCTGCTGCCGGTAACGTTTGCCATGGGACAGAAGGGCTTGCAACCCAGCTACCCCTTCCTTTATGTAGGATTAGTCATTTCGCTGTTTGGACTTGTCTATGAGACGGTTGCCGATCATCAGAAGACAACCTTCAAGAAGAAGCATCCAAAGAAGCTCATCACTTCAGGTGTGTGGGCCTATAGCCGCCACCCGAACTACTTTGGGGAGATACTGGTCTGGTGGGGAGTCTTTGTGATGGTGCTTCCCTATCTGCAGGGTCTCGATTTCCTGGTTGCCTTCGGCCCCGTGTTCATCACCCTGTTGCTGCTGTTTGTCAGTGGAGTGAACCTGTTGGAGAAGTCCTGGAAAGAGAAGTACGGCAATGAGGAGTACTACCAAACGTATGTACGCCAGACATCAGTGTTCATTCCCTGGAAGAAGAGGCCCTGA
- a CDS encoding YDG domain-containing protein, which yields MKKTKPTRLLLLFILITAAIFFTGCSDMMEKLGSISLTIVLDTPNVVVASYVLEAEHVDTSSRFSMRDIIPPRHSLSALKKGTWDLTVTAYDANSVQLGRGTTRIDLKEGQILETTLLVVFTQAVPPSSGFTLAAPSRFDSADGQVNGTTTAMEYRLSSSPEDTPYTPCTQGATILGPGTYLVRYAAAHALHASEPLAITIPAYEPIQLTIGSPTLTASKIYDGTTAVEGTVSAGSLIGIRNSDEVRVSAQATYDTEAAGTGKQITVTYTLTGPDAPNYLTPGNTTVAASISKKQLTVSETAILTSKVYDGTTFATLTSQGILTGVVAGDSVSSQATATYTTKDAGTAKRISLSYTLDGTDKDNYLAPVGSIATETGVIMHKQLSVSNLALAASKVYDGTTSAATPTFSLVGKVPSDDITVAATATYASADADSNNPITIIYSLSGTEKDNYLKPADDASIIGEIAKKQLIVSGTDLVTSKVYDSTTTASISRVTFTGKVADEDVTVGATASYARADADSNNPITIIYSLSGADKDNYLKPADDASTIGEIAKKQLSVSGTDLVTSKVYDGTTSATISSVTFTGKIADEDVTVGASASYGSPDAGSGNAIQTRYSLSGTDKANYLEPNNSLVAGTILKKPLTMEGTTVDTTKAYDGLVAAKITSKGLLNGVISGDAVTAEVSATYEDKTAGSGKTITIGYTLSGADSGNYLKPVDKTEAGLINKRPLIVSGTTVKPEKPYDGLSAAKVESHGTLSGFVSDDSLAVQAIATYDTKHAGTDKPITVTYTLIGTDKDNYITPGNATISQAGVITPKQLGFMITESTNNKVYDGTTVATAPTFSTFGKVGSDDVRLTATAAYDTPIAENYKQISVFFSLEGADKDNYLKPSDLRSQPVCSILKKQLTISAPTLESDTKTYDGTIAVHGTVTVGTLSGVLEGEVVTVEATAQYGSADVTYGYNGNLFNQITIKYTLDGTNAGNYDPPVEALRWGSIEPKPLTVIDTLFPASRVYDGTRTVPISSEGTLSGVIAGDSVSLDSVLAIYNTKDAGNDKAVDIRYEISGADKLNYTLVNDTSRKASITPAFLTATVGDYTQQYGSAVPTFLVNVTGFVAGESTATASWYSPPVATSGTTSTPDAGTYTLTLTGGSARNYSFDISDTGTLTIEKAMISGTVSIGGNALTGQVLTANISLTNAGTPTYQWKRNGTAINGANGTTYMLAASDVGTSITVTVTAGGTNYQGSITSSPLGPVQKPLGPSISDTLVGYYPASPASPSIINLTGFSTNRTNLEASVAIDGSSFERYAAVEVDSRNRAMILPGSNVTTATKVRIRVKESSTLAPGPAQEFGLSSQDLAVGDYYQGGIVAYLFASGDPGFLTGQVHGLIAAKSDISSSKIAWSNSITTIVGTEGGIGKGLINTDKIVTSLGESAASYAAGMTRAYRGGGYSDWFLPTRDELRKMRLNYSLIGNFATPANSYYWSSSEEQLDFRDTPPYSGATVFGYEFTPNANNTVMVGYFWKTDTHFVRAVRYF from the coding sequence ATGAAAAAAACCAAACCAACACGGCTTCTCCTTCTTTTCATACTCATCACTGCAGCTATCTTTTTCACTGGGTGCAGTGACATGATGGAAAAACTGGGAAGCATCAGCCTTACCATTGTGCTGGATACACCGAATGTAGTGGTTGCATCGTACGTCCTGGAAGCAGAACATGTTGATACCTCCTCTCGGTTTTCCATGAGGGATATCATTCCCCCCAGGCACTCCCTTTCGGCACTGAAGAAAGGAACATGGGACCTTACCGTCACCGCCTATGATGCAAACAGTGTCCAGTTGGGGAGAGGCACCACGAGAATCGATCTCAAGGAAGGACAGATACTCGAAACCACCCTCCTGGTCGTCTTCACCCAGGCCGTTCCCCCCTCCAGTGGATTCACGCTTGCAGCCCCTTCCCGCTTTGACAGCGCTGACGGCCAAGTCAATGGGACAACGACAGCCATGGAGTACCGGCTCTCTTCATCCCCGGAAGATACGCCATACACGCCCTGTACCCAAGGCGCTACCATCCTGGGGCCCGGGACGTACTTGGTCAGATATGCTGCTGCGCATGCCCTGCACGCCAGCGAGCCGCTTGCTATTACTATTCCAGCATATGAGCCGATCCAACTCACGATCGGCAGCCCAACGTTGACCGCCAGTAAAATCTATGACGGAACAACAGCAGTAGAGGGCACTGTCTCCGCAGGCTCTCTGATCGGCATCCGAAATTCGGATGAGGTAAGGGTGAGTGCCCAGGCAACCTATGACACCGAAGCAGCAGGAACCGGAAAACAGATCACGGTCACCTATACCCTGACGGGCCCTGATGCCCCCAACTACCTGACACCGGGAAACACAACAGTTGCTGCCAGCATCTCCAAGAAACAACTCACCGTTTCAGAAACAGCCATCCTGACCAGCAAGGTATATGATGGGACGACGTTCGCTACACTCACCTCACAGGGAATTCTGACAGGTGTTGTTGCTGGGGATAGTGTCTCATCCCAGGCAACAGCAACCTATACTACCAAGGATGCAGGAACAGCCAAGCGTATTTCCCTGTCGTACACCCTTGACGGGACAGACAAGGACAACTACCTCGCACCTGTCGGCTCGATTGCAACAGAAACGGGTGTGATCATGCACAAGCAGCTCTCTGTTTCCAACCTGGCTCTTGCTGCCAGCAAGGTATATGACGGCACAACCTCCGCAGCGACACCCACCTTCTCTCTCGTCGGGAAGGTGCCTTCTGATGATATAACGGTTGCTGCCACCGCAACCTACGCCAGTGCTGATGCTGACAGCAACAATCCCATAACAATCATTTACTCACTCAGCGGAACCGAAAAGGACAACTACCTCAAGCCTGCAGACGATGCTTCAATTATCGGAGAGATTGCCAAGAAGCAGCTCATCGTCTCAGGAACCGACCTGGTGACCAGCAAGGTCTACGACAGTACTACCACAGCCTCCATTTCCCGTGTGACCTTCACTGGAAAGGTTGCAGACGAGGATGTGACGGTGGGTGCCACCGCATCCTACGCCAGAGCTGATGCCGACAGCAACAATCCCATAACAATCATCTACTCGCTCAGCGGAGCCGACAAGGACAACTATCTTAAGCCTGCAGACGATGCTTCCACCATCGGGGAGATTGCCAAGAAGCAACTTTCTGTCTCAGGAACCGACCTGGTGACAAGCAAGGTCTACGACGGTACTACCTCAGCTACCATTTCCAGCGTGACCTTCACCGGAAAGATTGCAGACGAGGATGTGACGGTAGGCGCAAGCGCATCCTACGGTTCACCTGATGCCGGAAGCGGCAATGCCATCCAAACCCGGTACTCCCTCAGTGGTACCGACAAGGCAAACTACCTCGAGCCGAACAATTCACTCGTTGCGGGAACCATCCTGAAGAAACCGCTGACCATGGAAGGTACCACAGTTGACACTACCAAAGCGTATGACGGCTTGGTTGCAGCGAAAATCACCTCGAAGGGTTTACTGAACGGAGTAATCTCCGGTGATGCAGTGACAGCCGAAGTATCAGCAACCTACGAGGACAAAACCGCAGGCAGCGGAAAAACGATCACCATCGGGTACACCCTCAGTGGTGCTGATTCCGGCAACTACCTCAAGCCTGTCGACAAAACAGAAGCGGGCCTCATCAACAAGAGACCACTCATCGTCTCCGGAACTACCGTGAAGCCAGAGAAACCTTATGATGGGTTGAGTGCTGCAAAAGTAGAATCACACGGCACCTTATCAGGCTTTGTTTCCGATGATTCGTTGGCTGTACAGGCTATTGCAACCTATGATACGAAGCATGCGGGAACAGACAAGCCCATTACCGTCACCTACACTTTAATCGGAACAGACAAGGACAACTACATTACACCAGGGAACGCAACTATATCGCAAGCAGGTGTGATTACCCCAAAACAACTTGGTTTTATGATTACTGAGTCCACTAACAACAAGGTATATGACGGAACTACCGTTGCAACAGCTCCCACATTCAGTACCTTTGGAAAAGTTGGTTCAGATGATGTAAGACTTACAGCAACAGCTGCCTATGACACCCCTATAGCGGAGAACTATAAACAGATTTCAGTTTTCTTCTCCCTGGAGGGAGCCGACAAGGACAACTATCTCAAGCCCTCGGACTTGCGTTCACAACCAGTATGTTCGATCCTAAAGAAGCAGCTAACGATTAGTGCTCCTACCTTGGAGAGTGATACAAAGACCTATGATGGTACAATAGCAGTACACGGTACTGTCACTGTAGGTACGCTTTCCGGTGTTCTTGAAGGAGAGGTCGTTACCGTAGAAGCCACTGCACAGTACGGGTCCGCTGACGTTACCTATGGTTATAATGGAAATCTATTTAATCAGATCACCATCAAATACACGTTGGATGGCACCAATGCAGGCAATTACGACCCACCAGTCGAGGCTTTGCGTTGGGGATCCATCGAACCAAAGCCATTGACTGTCATTGATACCCTTTTCCCTGCCTCAAGGGTCTATGATGGAACTCGTACGGTACCAATCTCTTCAGAGGGCACACTGTCTGGAGTCATTGCGGGAGATAGTGTGTCTCTCGACTCTGTTCTCGCAATCTATAACACAAAGGATGCAGGAAATGACAAGGCCGTTGATATCCGCTATGAAATCTCAGGTGCGGATAAGCTCAATTACACCCTGGTCAATGATACAAGCAGAAAGGCCTCAATTACACCAGCTTTCCTGACAGCAACGGTGGGGGACTATACCCAGCAATACGGCTCTGCTGTTCCTACCTTCCTGGTCAATGTTACCGGCTTTGTGGCTGGAGAAAGCACTGCTACTGCCTCATGGTATTCTCCTCCTGTTGCAACTTCTGGGACAACATCTACCCCTGATGCAGGAACCTACACGCTTACCCTAACAGGAGGCAGTGCCCGCAACTACAGCTTCGATATAAGCGATACGGGAACCCTTACCATCGAAAAGGCTATGATAAGCGGTACGGTGTCTATTGGAGGCAACGCTCTCACTGGCCAAGTCCTGACGGCAAATATAAGCCTGACCAACGCAGGAACTCCCACCTATCAGTGGAAACGCAACGGGACAGCCATCAACGGTGCAAATGGCACTACGTATATGTTGGCTGCGAGTGATGTAGGGACGAGTATCACGGTAACGGTAACCGCTGGGGGAACAAACTATCAGGGAAGCATCACCAGCTCACCCCTCGGTCCTGTCCAAAAGCCCCTGGGCCCGTCCATAAGTGACACGTTGGTTGGCTACTACCCTGCTTCTCCTGCCAGCCCCTCGATCATCAACCTGACCGGCTTCTCTACCAACCGGACCAACCTCGAGGCCAGTGTCGCCATCGACGGTTCGTCCTTTGAAAGGTATGCTGCTGTTGAAGTGGATAGCCGAAATCGGGCCATGATCTTGCCAGGTTCGAATGTGACCACAGCCACCAAGGTACGGATACGGGTGAAAGAATCATCCACATTGGCCCCAGGTCCTGCACAGGAGTTTGGTCTCAGCTCACAAGATCTTGCAGTCGGAGACTACTATCAGGGCGGTATAGTCGCCTATCTCTTTGCAAGCGGGGATCCCGGCTTCCTCACCGGACAGGTACATGGTCTGATAGCCGCGAAGAGCGATATCTCCTCTTCCAAAATCGCTTGGTCAAACAGTATAACGACAATAGTGGGAACGGAAGGCGGAATCGGAAAAGGCTTGATCAATACGGATAAAATCGTCACTTCGCTGGGAGAATCGGCAGCCTCGTATGCTGCAGGCATGACTCGTGCTTACAGAGGTGGAGGCTATTCCGACTGGTTCCTGCCAACGAGAGATGAACTGAGGAAAATGCGTCTCAATTACAGCCTTATCGGAAACTTCGCAACACCAGCGAATTCTTACTACTGGAGTTCCTCGGAGGAACAGCTAGATTTTCGCGATACTCCTCCGTATTCAGGTGCTACTGTATTTGGGTATGAATTTACACCAAATGCAAATAACACAGTCAT
- a CDS encoding GHKL domain-containing protein produces MMQELVSNILRGSVTSLMNVLLLFTLTKPKYGRNSTTLAAVLVFVINMATTFWFYVYGDLTALSRFNIIMFIVLGICLKPLSKASFMQWSFNFLTTINIMMMIIILSFHLGKLFPHPHYAHTLIRLGLYLSIIFLFQRYLLPLYHSVASNWRIFSILVISIFLNLSYYFYVTADIQQTLLAGKWPLLLLIILSSAAYGTVFYSMKRFTAIHALETENLKHQHERLLLSQASSTMTERLQLMEKVAYENSLASHDRRHFNNTLIGLLQQGEIDEAIRSLQKQNTTTAPAPKMYCENKPVNAAISYYTTMAEQKGITAQVETTIAARVHVDSLELALVVSNLFENAIQAVSLLPENQQKYIRLSCHHAERLLLEISNPCKETVCLGPDGLPSTDQEGHGVGTKSIAAFAAKHDAEVLYHVQDGLFRVRMLI; encoded by the coding sequence ATGATGCAGGAACTGGTCAGCAACATCCTCCGCGGCAGTGTAACCTCCCTTATGAACGTTCTGCTCCTTTTCACGCTGACCAAACCAAAATACGGGAGAAACTCCACCACGCTTGCAGCCGTTTTGGTCTTTGTGATCAACATGGCAACCACCTTCTGGTTCTATGTGTATGGGGACCTCACCGCTCTCTCACGCTTCAACATCATCATGTTCATCGTCCTGGGCATCTGTCTCAAACCCCTTTCAAAAGCAAGCTTCATGCAGTGGAGCTTCAACTTTCTGACCACCATCAACATCATGATGATGATCATCATCCTCAGCTTCCATCTTGGCAAACTCTTTCCCCATCCCCACTATGCGCACACACTCATAAGACTGGGGCTCTATCTCTCAATCATCTTCCTCTTTCAACGATACTTGTTGCCACTCTACCACTCGGTTGCAAGCAACTGGAGAATTTTCTCCATCCTGGTCATCAGCATATTCCTCAACCTGTCCTATTACTTCTACGTAACGGCCGATATCCAGCAGACCTTGCTTGCAGGAAAATGGCCTCTCCTGCTTCTGATCATCCTCTCATCGGCAGCCTATGGAACGGTCTTCTACTCAATGAAACGATTCACTGCCATACATGCGCTTGAAACAGAAAATCTGAAGCACCAGCACGAGCGCTTGCTGCTCTCCCAAGCCTCCTCAACCATGACGGAGCGGTTGCAACTCATGGAGAAGGTGGCCTACGAGAACAGCCTTGCTTCGCATGACCGCAGGCACTTCAACAACACGCTCATCGGCTTGCTCCAGCAGGGAGAGATAGACGAAGCCATACGCAGCCTGCAAAAACAGAACACAACCACTGCCCCGGCACCCAAGATGTATTGCGAAAACAAGCCGGTAAACGCAGCAATCAGTTACTACACAACCATGGCAGAACAGAAAGGCATCACGGCCCAGGTGGAAACCACCATTGCCGCGCGCGTGCATGTAGACTCGTTGGAACTGGCATTGGTGGTCTCAAACCTGTTTGAGAACGCCATACAAGCTGTCTCGCTCCTTCCTGAAAACCAGCAGAAGTACATCAGACTGAGTTGTCACCACGCAGAACGCCTCCTGCTTGAGATCAGCAACCCCTGCAAGGAGACAGTGTGCCTTGGCCCGGATGGTCTGCCCTCTACCGACCAGGAAGGCCATGGAGTGGGGACCAAAAGCATTGCAGCCTTTGCTGCCAAGCACGATGCAGAGGTGCTCTATCATGTTCAGGATGGCCTGTTCAGGGTACGAATGCTCATTTGA
- a CDS encoding ATP-binding protein — MSKSVDSIGKSAYRFPRNAILAQVFHRLSIMVRFATGVRRIQEAYAGFEQKPSFLALNTP, encoded by the coding sequence ATGAGCAAGTCAGTGGATTCTATCGGGAAGAGCGCATACAGATTCCCAAGGAATGCCATACTGGCCCAGGTCTTCCATCGCCTCTCCATTATGGTACGTTTTGCCACAGGAGTACGGAGAATCCAGGAAGCCTACGCAGGCTTTGAGCAAAAGCCGTCCTTTCTGGCACTGAACACTCCGTAA
- the plsY gene encoding glycerol-3-phosphate 1-O-acyltransferase PlsY, whose amino-acid sequence MSTLLAATLFCLFGYLVGGIPTAHLVAKRKQTDLRTKGSGNLGATNTSRTLGFRYGAMVGILDLLKGVLPSLLALLFSSLSITTLLCIGMSTILGHIYTPYLASHRGGKGVATGAGVIAVLFPSAIVAGLIVFFSVAYATRYISLASMTTYGVLIPYHLLVNAIQGRSIGYERLVFLVLLALLILFTHRTNIQRLMHHTEPKFSFSADKEHA is encoded by the coding sequence ATGAGCACCCTGCTTGCAGCGACACTGTTCTGTCTCTTTGGCTATCTTGTAGGTGGCATTCCCACCGCACACCTTGTTGCCAAGAGAAAACAGACGGATTTACGCACCAAAGGCAGTGGAAACCTTGGTGCCACCAATACAAGCAGGACCCTTGGATTTCGCTATGGCGCCATGGTTGGCATACTAGACTTGCTGAAGGGAGTGCTTCCCTCCTTGCTTGCGCTCCTCTTCTCCTCCTTGTCCATCACTACGCTTCTTTGCATAGGCATGTCAACGATTCTCGGTCATATCTACACCCCCTATCTTGCTTCCCATAGGGGAGGCAAAGGCGTGGCAACCGGAGCGGGTGTGATAGCCGTCCTCTTTCCGTCGGCCATCGTGGCAGGTCTGATTGTTTTCTTTTCGGTTGCCTATGCGACCCGATACATTTCGCTTGCGTCAATGACAACCTATGGGGTTCTGATCCCTTACCATCTTTTGGTGAACGCCATACAAGGCCGGAGCATTGGGTACGAAAGACTGGTTTTCCTGGTTCTCCTGGCTTTGCTGATTCTCTTCACCCATAGGACGAACATACAAAGATTGATGCACCACACAGAACCGAAATTCAGCTTTTCAGCTGATAAGGAGCACGCATGA
- a CDS encoding DegV family protein gives MTITGKDLYGSLTFGFYHLRENMQLINTINVFPVADGDTGSNITHTLKTILSNTDGTGSVADISDKFAKAALTGARGNSGMIVAQFFHGFSLIAREFEELTLKELIDAVKEAVATAYRAVETPMEGTILTVMQSWASQLSRAEGSDIPLQIQLRRALRAARKAEKETTNQMELLKRMGVVDAGAKAFVSILEGVDQYIINPARVFSETDLLVHASPNTIESDHTHEQSLYRYCTEALLRIPQGQQQSVREAVMGLGDSLVLGNYQDQMRVHLHTDDPALMFERLGRCSQIEEQKVDDMFMQQLAAHERVSDTVIVTDSSADIPQAMVDELRIYRIPQIIQVGETSFFDRITISSPLLLSIMESNTRKVSSSMPSIGEIQRHLEFLAQHYEHIVVLSVASKLSGTFNAYQLAAKTLQESGADITIIDSKLNASAQGLVAQEAARAVAKGEQGESLLQSIRETIGRTTILVSVQSLEMMVKGGRIPKKLGSALLKLNLKPVVGLSKEGGGAFHGIRLSRAGSISALVKRFMKVYRQKGIQSYGLSYIGDAGLATSVAQIVEQRTGIKPLFVEQASPVIALHAGKGSISLSYIAKQ, from the coding sequence ATGACCATTACCGGGAAAGATCTCTATGGTTCGTTGACGTTTGGCTTTTACCATCTCAGAGAGAATATGCAACTGATCAACACGATCAATGTGTTCCCCGTCGCCGATGGAGACACGGGGTCCAACATCACCCATACACTGAAAACGATTCTTTCCAATACGGATGGAACGGGTTCTGTTGCCGATATTTCTGACAAATTTGCAAAAGCAGCCCTCACCGGGGCGAGGGGAAACTCGGGTATGATCGTCGCCCAGTTCTTCCATGGCTTCTCTCTCATTGCCCGGGAGTTTGAGGAGCTTACGCTCAAAGAGCTCATTGATGCAGTGAAGGAAGCGGTAGCCACCGCCTATCGTGCCGTAGAAACGCCTATGGAAGGAACCATTCTTACCGTCATGCAGAGTTGGGCGAGCCAGCTGTCACGGGCGGAAGGGTCAGACATTCCCCTGCAAATCCAGTTGCGCCGCGCCCTTCGCGCTGCGCGGAAAGCTGAGAAGGAAACCACCAACCAGATGGAGCTTCTGAAGCGGATGGGTGTGGTGGATGCAGGTGCCAAGGCTTTTGTCTCCATTTTGGAAGGAGTCGATCAGTATATCATCAACCCCGCAAGAGTGTTCTCAGAAACCGATTTGCTTGTGCATGCTTCCCCAAATACGATCGAAAGTGACCATACTCATGAACAAAGCCTGTACCGGTACTGCACCGAAGCGCTTCTTCGGATTCCCCAAGGACAGCAGCAGAGCGTACGAGAGGCTGTGATGGGGCTTGGCGATTCGTTGGTGTTGGGAAACTATCAGGATCAGATGCGGGTCCATCTGCATACCGATGACCCTGCGCTGATGTTTGAACGGCTTGGGCGTTGCTCGCAGATTGAGGAACAGAAGGTAGACGATATGTTCATGCAGCAGCTGGCTGCACATGAACGGGTTTCCGATACGGTTATTGTAACCGACTCCTCGGCGGATATCCCCCAAGCGATGGTTGATGAGCTGAGGATCTATCGGATTCCCCAGATCATCCAGGTTGGGGAGACCTCCTTTTTTGATCGCATCACGATTTCTTCTCCCTTGTTGCTCAGCATCATGGAAAGCAATACCCGGAAGGTGTCCTCTTCCATGCCTTCCATCGGGGAGATTCAGCGTCATCTTGAGTTTCTTGCCCAGCACTATGAGCATATTGTGGTGCTGTCGGTTGCTTCCAAGCTCAGCGGTACGTTCAATGCCTATCAGTTGGCAGCAAAAACGCTGCAAGAGAGCGGTGCTGACATTACGATCATTGATTCGAAACTCAATGCTTCTGCACAAGGGCTTGTTGCCCAGGAGGCTGCGCGAGCTGTTGCAAAGGGTGAGCAGGGTGAGAGCCTTTTGCAAAGCATCAGAGAGACCATTGGGCGTACCACAATATTGGTGTCGGTACAGTCACTTGAGATGATGGTCAAAGGTGGCAGAATCCCCAAAAAGCTTGGTTCTGCGCTGTTGAAGCTGAACCTCAAGCCGGTGGTTGGGCTCTCCAAGGAAGGCGGTGGTGCGTTCCATGGGATCCGGTTGTCCAGAGCCGGCAGCATTTCAGCCTTGGTCAAACGGTTCATGAAGGTCTATCGGCAGAAGGGCATCCAGTCCTATGGGCTGTCCTACATCGGGGATGCAGGCTTGGCCACCTCCGTTGCACAGATAGTGGAGCAGAGAACCGGGATCAAGCCGCTGTTTGTGGAGCAAGCTTCCCCTGTCATCGCCCTGCATGCGGGCAAGGGGTCCATCTCCCTCTCATACATTGCAAAGCAGTAG